A stretch of DNA from Macrotis lagotis isolate mMagLag1 chromosome X, bilby.v1.9.chrom.fasta, whole genome shotgun sequence:
attgtctttttttttttttgtataacatCCACAGATCAGACTCCAGTGAGGAGGTAGGGTAGGGGAAGGTTAAAGTGAGTATGCTTGTGAGTCTAGCCTCAGAGTTTTAGAGCTAGTGATAATGGAGAATGCTGAGGGCCTAGACAACATAAGAGGACCCAAATTGAAGTTGAAGGAATTTTTCTTGGGGGGGTATAGCTTCATGCCAGAAGATTCTATAAATTATTCCTCTCTGGATTTTGAAAAGAATTCAAGAGACCTCTATTTTGCCCTgtatgaaaaaattctctctttttgaGTATAAAAGGAACAGAAGCAAAAATTAAATGAGTATATCTGAAAACTAGTGGGAATCAAAGGGTGAAGAAGTTGGGTGTTGGGACAAAGACATCAGGACCAGATGCAATTTGCTTATGAAGCTATGCTACCTTGGGAGCAACCAGCAAAAACAACTGAGTACCTGTACTTCTCAGGTAGACTGGACATGGGCAATCTAGCAGTTTTGGAGCAAAAGTGGACCTTCTGATAGTTGCCCATGGGAATGATGGGAGAGTAACAACTTCTGATATTTAGATGGATTGCTATCTTAAATGAAGCATATATCTATGAAAAGTTTATCACTTAGGctagggaggagagggaaattcCTACATCGGTTTCATTGATATTATTTGTTTCATTCATTACTAATATTCTGATTAAAACTTTTATATAATAAGTGACTCCATCACTGAGTCCCACAATCAATGGTGGAATGAAGGGAAAGAGTTTTCCTAATAGGACTATATCTACTCCAGGATCTGATTGGGTAATTAATGCACACATATAAATTGTAGACCAACTAGAAGACTGATGCTTCTGAAAAGTGTGGTAGTGGTAAAAGcttaacaaccagttctctggGGGGATCTTTTAAACGTAATCTTCATtagtaacattttctccatcactttctctagtttagacattcaacaaaatctgatttgtagcatttgctgatttccaaagtATAAATGCTCAGTCTGAAAAAATCAACTATCAGTTCTCAAGATCCAGTCTGAGCTTAAGTATTCCATTTCATCACCATTCACAGAGAGATCCTGCCAAAGGTAGAGTCAGCTGTCAGTCTTGAGCCACTTGTGGTGGCTTGGCATTTGGAGAATGAGTCCTTCATGGACTGCACCTGGTCTTTCTTGAACATTGTTAGTCCTTTTCTTCACTGAGAATTATGTTGAATGAACCATGAAATTCTAGAATCTTTGAGCTAGGAGGgaccttgagggcaagaatttcCTACACATTTCTCTAAGGGAATGATCTTGTCACAGTCTGAAGGATAGTGGAGGGGGGGAGCAGTAGTACCCTAGAGGTCCATTTCTCttgatttcccttttccctcttctctgcAGAATGCAACTTAACACAAGGGAAGAGATAGTTGTCAAATGGTGCTAATAAACTCCTGTTTACTCTTTTAATGCTTATGCTTACCTGTTATATTGGAAACTTCTAAAATGTTGTTTATTAGGAAAAATTCTAGACCTAGAGTTAGAAAATCTATATTGAAACTATGACTCTGacctttactagctatgtgatcttagtcaagtcactttcCTCCTTTGTCTCTAAGTTCTCCTTTTTATGAAAGGGTGGCATTATATCAGTTAatttccaaagtcccttccaattctgatatttcacattttaggCTCTTTTAGACCTGAAGGATCCCATCAGTGCTTTTATACTATAAAACATGTGTTTGTTGCTTGAATTTCCAGGAAGAttatctttgcttcccttcccttttgcTTTGCCAAAGGAGATCTGGTCATTAAAATAATCcaggagaaatttaaaaactgCTCTTTATTGATCCAGAAGTTTGGGATCAGTGTTATAGCAATTGGACCTTGAAAatgctttgggaaaaaaataccttttatacTTTTCTGAAGGAGAGAATCAAGATTGCTTGGAGGAGCATCTGTCATTTAGACTTCCTTGAGGATTAGTGCACCTGAATCTAGATGtcaatttaagtaaaaaaaatgtattaaatgtgTATTAAACTCCTCCTGCTCTTCTTACTGTTAGTTATTACCTTAGCTCAGGTCTGGCTTTATCAAAAAGTCTAAAATAATCAActaatcagtcaataagcattttacTAGGCATTTATTTTTCAGGTACTGTGCTAGATGCTGTGGATGCTAAGACACAAATGATAAATCATCCCTGTGATTAGAAAGCTAGATTGAAGCCAGACTGTGAAATAAgtttagcatttttttcaattttatttcagagGCAATAGGGAGACACTGAAGAATTTTAAGCAGAGGGTTAATATGGTAAAtaaaaagatatcattttttccccAGCAACTATGTAAAGATTAGCCTTGAGATGAGAGAACAGTTAAGAGACAATAGACTAAGTAAGGTGTGATGGATGGGGATCTTGATCCAGGGTGGTAGTAAGAAGAATGGTGAGGAGGGGATGGACAAAAGAGATATTTTAGCAGTAGAATCAACAAAACCTCCCTTGGGCCTCTGCCCCTACCAGCTCAGTCTATTCTAGATCCATGACTAATTCCTTCTGTCCTCTAAGAGCACACAATCTCCCTGGGCCTAAGTTTTCTCACCGATGAATGGAAGCTAATGATCTTTCCCTGGCTGTCTCAAAGCATGGTTGTGAAAGCCAAAACTGAGATAAAGGATATAAACCACTTCCTAAGGtggaaaaaagcagaactggacagGTGAATCTATTCTTCTGGGGTCACTAGAAGTGACTCTGCCCTcttaaaaatggaaggaaatggaaaaattcccaAGGGGAACATGGCTCTAGTCTCTATTAgtctcttactagctatgtgggaAAATCAGTCTATTTCTTTGGACCTCAGTCCAAAATCCATATTTATTGAATGTGGTTAATAACACCTTCCCTATTAACCGCCAAGAAATTATCTCCATGGGATAATGTATGGAAAACCttgaaaatcatgaaataataCATCATCATAGTGtcctagaattttagaattagaaatagaCTGACCAAGTgagtttattgatatttttgttgttgtttttgcaaacAAGGATGATAGGCAAGGCAtccaaaaatcaaaggagatgatGGTCTTGGTTTCTTCTGCCCTGGTCAGTCAACATCTAAACTCTAGATTCAAGAGGGTCATATTCATTTTAAGATAGACAGTCAAGGAGAGACTTTAATAAGCTAGCAAGTAATAGAGAAAGTGAGGTCTTCTAAGTTCATGCTATATGaggataaatggaaagaacctaGAGAAAGGAAGATTCAAGGATGGGGACTTGGGGAAGAGGGTGGAAACTTCACAACTACATCCAACTACATCAGATGGGATTTACCCTGGAGAACCAAATGGATGGAGGTAGCAAGTAGATTCAATTAGACTTCCTATATGGAAAATCAGCAGTGAAAACTGTACAGAAGTGGAGTGTACTGTCACATGGTAGTGAGTTCCCTGTCCCTGGAGGTCTGTAAGCAAAAATTGAATGACCATTCTGCCATTATTCTACCTCACAGGGAATTCTTGTTCAAGTTTAAGATTGAACTGGATGGCTTCTGTGGTGCTCTCCAATTCATATTCTATAAATTGTGtaaaactgagttccagagaaaGGATTTTTACAGGGATAATGTCCCAGGGtgcagggggagagagagatggtCTGAAGGACAGGGGAATTTTGAGGTGAAGTATTGGGACAACAATCAGCATAAGAAGGAAGTTTAGCCTTCCAGATGTCAGCACTCAACACCAAAGTTCTTCTTGTCCCCTGCTAGTTTCATACACAGCAGGAAGGTAACCTTTATGGCTCCCCAAATAGTGAAAACAGAACTCTACACACATTTGGTACTTAATAGATGGTTATTGAGTTAAGTTGATTGGAAGGTCTAATTAAGAAACCCCTGGGAATGTGTCTCTAACTCATTGGGTAATTCCTAATGGAAGGTTTGGAAATTCATCTACTTAATTCCAGAACGATATTTTTCTAGTCACCTAGGTGTTTTATCTCCCCAGATTCACAGCAATGAGTAAATATAACCTGGGATTTCCCAGAAAATAGTTTAGAGTAGATTCTTTAAGAgcaaacagtttttaaaatgttttgtatttatCAATATAGGTTTATATCGTCACTCATTTGAAGGTAAGCTTCCCTAGGGCAAGTCCATTTTGATTTTGACGAGCATACAGTAGGCACTCATTAAATGCTCCCTGACGAATGAATCCACTGGTTGGTTAATACATCAGAGTCTATTCCCAAGTAGAAGGAAGGCAAAGTGGGTCAATACTGCCAGAGCTACTGTTCTGCTACTGGCAGTCAAGTGAGTCACTCCATTGGTGTTGCACAGGGTGTGGTTACAACACCACGATGTCACATGTACCATGCCAAGCGTTGTGTTGGAGGGCTCACAGGTGGAGGAGCATTTCTGGATGATGTTTTCAAACTTGTGAGTAtctagaaaaagagaggaaaatccAAGATATGTATCAGAGAACCTTCACCATTAACAATGAGCTCCAGCTCATTCAAAATGAAGATAAGACACAGTGCCTATTCCCTTGAAATTTccaatccaaaaaagaaaaataacacacATGCAGATGAccataaaatatgaaaatcaacTGAAATCAGGGAAGAATTCCTGGAGGAGGTAGTGTttccattgaatttttttaaatatatttttttcaagtagtAATTCACTAGTGAAGAGGAGAGGTAGAGGACATTCTAGATATAGAGAAGTGAGTGTACATATGGATCAAGTTGAAGTAAAGTGAATTGAGGATATGGTAAAGGACAAAGTATTGTTCATTTTGGCAGAAATCTATAATGCATAGAGAAGCAatgtgaaataagactggaaaggttagTTACTGCTAAATTGTGGAGAACCTCAAAATacaggaatttgaattttattcagtTAAACAATTAGGCGGTATTGGAAATGAAGAAGAGTGGATGGATGAGTAGGTgagtggatagagagagagagagagagagagagagagagagagagagagaaagttcttCCAAATatggttatacatatacatgtgtctCAGTTAtttgtgggagggagggaaggaaagcagagtcagaaaaatctaTTAAGAGATTAATTCAAAAGACCAAACTTCTGAATGTTGATTATATGTAGAGAAGCTGGTATGATGCAGGCTTTCACATGAATAAAGTCTTGCTCACAGAATTCTCATGAGAGTGAGAAGAATTCTTACCCTAATGTAAGTCAGAGGCAGCATGGCCTCCTAGTAAGGTCTCTAGTTTGGGAATCACAAAACTCAGCTGTTAGTACCGCTTCTgacaaaaaataattctctcattttgtcCTAGGCTtaatctctctaggtctcagtttcctcatttgtaaaatggaggtgcCTGGACCTTTCTAGTTCATAGGGTGCTAATGCTTTACAcattatattttctaaattagcacttctcaaacttttaaaaattattgaggacacTAAAATTATGAGTCATATCAATGAAGATTTTTGATACTAATtattaaaattgatcatttaaaatatttcttaattaataataataaatcattataaactattttccaaaataaatcaATGAGAGTAgcattgttggggtttttttgcaaatctctttaatgtctaGCTTCATAAAAGACACAGAAGATAGTTGCCTTCTATCTGTTTCTGTGTCAATCTATTATCATGTTATTTTTGTTAAAGTATATAAAGAGTTTGGCCTCATATTGATCTAGAGTTAGAAAAGGGAAGTATATTTCAATAGATAAACAATAGTTTaggatttttataaaaaatagttttcaccTTAAGGGTCCTCTTTCTAAAGGTTGGTACAGAGGGGAAAAtatgtttgtttcattttgaaaGTGGGCTTCTGGCTTTGGAAGCATCCCTGCTTTCTATCCTATATAGTATGTCAGAAACTCATGGattcaaaaattataattttagccTAAATACATCTTTCCTTTCTGGCCAGCTAGTAATATCCAGTGTaatcagaggagagagaaaacaagggAGTTTTCTAGGACAGAACAGGGAGCAATAGAAGAAGCTATGCAGGGAGCAATTCTATTAGCTTAGTATTGGAAAGACCCTCTGAACAATTAGTGTTGCCCAACAAGAAAATAGATTGCCTTGTGGGGAGTCACCCTAAGTCTTTTGGCAGAGGTCAGAAAATAACTTGTCAGGAAGAATCTGTCCTGGGAGGGATTAAACTAAGTGGAACATGGCAATTTAGAAGTTCTTGTTTCTTTTGGACCTTACAAGCAAATTAATCCTAAATCAAAAGTCCAGAATCCACATCTTGATTAGGTTTGGAGCATAGAACTAGATGCTTCCTTAAGGCCTTCTCTGACCTACCTCTATAACTACCTAGAGGTGTAAGAGAACTTCCAAGTCCAAGAAGTGCTGTTGAGATACTAAGAGATGATGAGTGAGATGTGGTGAGAAGACCTAACGGTTAGGAGATCAGGTTTCTGGGTCTGAGTCTGCCATTTTCTGGCTTTggacctttgggcaagtcactgctcTTTAGGGAGCCTCAATTACTTACTCTGTGAAATAGGGATGTTGGACCAAATGATCTTTATGCTACTTTCAAATTCTCAAGTTCTAAGCTTTAgggtcccttctaattcttatGTTTTGGGTTCTGTGCTTCCTCTTAACTCTAATAGTTGTGGTTGTAAAGGATCTCCCACTTTTCTGTGCTCTAAAGCAGTAGAGTTCCACCCAAATAGAAACAGACCTCTGGAGGTCACATATCagcttagaaaaccacaaattaacattatctatctaGCAtggtttttattgatttatttttgttaatcaCTTTATTACATTTTAGACTAGTTTGGGCAGCACTTAGGGGTTTGCTGGCCCTTGCTGCCTTGGGTTTACCACTTCTGTAAAGTGAGAGACTATACATTCTGTTATTCCTCATTCTTCTACGCTCTAAGACCCATTCAGGTTCCCACCTTCTTTTGAGCCAATGTATCAAGTAAAGCAGGGTAAAGTCTCAAttacttctttcctcttttgcCTCCTGTAGAATTGGGTCAAATGCTATACAAGTGTAAAGAATTATTGAGAAAATTATATAGTCTCATGGAAAGAACCccaaaatctgagtttaaatactAATATCAACTCTAAGATCTAGAAGATAGATAAAGTATTGAAAGattctgggttcagatccttCTTCTGATGCTTAAGTCATCATCAGGTGTATCTGACACtccagttttcttggcaaaggtcctggagtggtttgccaattccttctccagctcattttacaaatagagaaactaaagcaaagaggtttaagtgacttacccttggtcatacagttagaaagtgtctgctaccaaatttgaactcgactcctgacttcaaggccagggCACTAGCTACTGTTCCAACTAGCTAAAGCTGTGTAGAGAATAAGgttctccctgggtctcagtttccttatctgtaaaatgtgggtgGGTAGACTACAAggtttctgagatccctttcagctctagatctataAACCAGAACATGTGAGCTAGCACTTAGGGCATTGTCTgatatatagtaggtatttaatcaATGCTAATTGATTGACATACATGACCCAATGCCAGGACCTTCCCTTTTCTGTCTTAGTTCCCCCCATATAAAGTAGGATTCCTAACACAGTAACTCTTCATATCTCAAAGAGTCTTAGTCATCCTCAAAGCCCTTTAGGAACGGGTGCTGCTATGGTTGTTGCAtacaggtacacacacacacacacacacatataatataaatacacacattcacacatgctCTAACACACTTAACTACACACACATCCATTCCCCTTAACAcaagagaaaagcaaagaaggaTAGAATCAATGATCCAGATCTTTCTGGATAAAACCACATTGAGTATCAGAAATAGCTGACTATTTAGATTAGAATGACTTTCAACTCAATGCCCATTTTCCCTCCCCGCTCCAACCACATGGGTTCAAATAGGCTAAACAAGCAGCAAACATTATGAAGTCCTGGGGGAAAGGTGTATTTGAGAAGTCTTAAGTTGTCATCAGACTTCTGTTCCATAAGCCTGTTTATAAGTTGAGGCATGTACTTTCTTGTCTTGAAttacaagaaaatagaaaaaaaaagatgagggagGTTACTGAGTtactgagaagaaagaaagaaagaaagaaagaaagaaagaaagaaagaaagaaagaaagaaagaaagaaagaaagaaagaaagaaagaaaggagggagggagggagggagggagggaggaaggaaggaagaaagaaagaaagaaagaaagaaagaaagaaagaaagaaagaaagaaagaaagaaggaaggaaggaaggaaggaaggaaggagagagagaaaaaggaaggaaggaaaaggagaaagaaaaagaaagaaaagaaggaaagaaaaaagagagaaggaaagaaagaaggaaagagaaggaaagagaaaaaaggaaaggaaggagaagagagagagagagagagagagagagagagagagagagagagagagagagagagaaagatataggttgggaggaggaagaaaggaaggaagggagggagggagggagggagggagggagggagggagagaggagtgaAGGAACTCTCTGGAGTCCTTTAAGCCCAGGCTAGAAGACCCTTCGTGGGGAAGACTTCTGAGGGTCCTAATTCAGGTATCCCTTGGACAGCCCCGGGCCATTGTGAGGACGACTTCCAAGCTAGAGAGCTATAGCTGGTTTGAGATCACGCCAAACATCTAGGTGGGGAACTTTTACTCACATGCAGGAGTAACTTAGTAAGCAATGGGACTGAGTCACCAAACagcagagctagaagggacatgAGGGATGGGCTGTCCCTACCTCTTCAttcttcagaagaggaaactggggccTAGATGAGGGAAAAGATTCACCCAAGGCACCACAGAAATGCCCTGGCAGAGCTAGTGTGCCAACCAAGCCTCTTGGAAGGTTGCACTATTTCCACCACTCCCCAGTCCCATGCTGTGGACACTAAGTGCTTTGGAGTTACAGGTGGAGGGTGGGGCTGGGAACAAAACCAACTCAATCTGTCCAAGTCAGTAGAATgaatatcttttggttttgttttcgttggtttctttgttttacttttgtccCTGGTATCTGGACTCTGTAGGACAGAGTATGCAAGTGGACCAATGGTTTTGGAACTGATTCAGGGgcatgctgataaatgttt
This window harbors:
- the LOC141498117 gene encoding lymphocyte antigen 6G-like translates to MASYLIILMVLLCFDQGSTLECYQCIGDSCHGKSQSPTNCSSSDAYCETIVISAQLDTHKFENIIQKCSSTCEPSNTTLGMVHVTSWCCNHTLCNTNGVTHLTASSRTVALAVLTHFAFLLLGNRL